One region of Clostridia bacterium genomic DNA includes:
- a CDS encoding glutamine synthetase III codes for MNKLPEIFASNVFSDKVMRERLPKDVYQALKKTIATGKPLDINVANIVASAMKEWAIEKGATHFTHWFQPMTGITAEKHDSFISPTGEGNVIMDFSGSELVRGEPDASSFPSGGLRATFEARGYTAWDPTSYAFIKNKTLCIPTAFSSYSGEALDKKTPLLRSMEAVDKQALRILKLFGDTQSSRVVSNVGPEQEYFLIDKKLYSRRPDLKYCGRTLFGARPSKGQELEDHYFGTVKERVASFMAELNTELWKLGITAKTEHNEVAPAQHELAPIYSSANTATDHNQLTMEMMKTVANRHGMACLLHEKPFAGVNGSGKHVNWSLTTDTGINLLSPGDTPSENAQFLLFLVAVLKAVDEYQDLLRISVASAGNDHRLGANEAPPAIISIFLGDELTNVLEALESGTIYQGKKRIEHEIGVSVLPRFPKDLTDRNRTSPFAFTGNKFEFRMVGSTFSISGPIIVLNTIMAESLSQFADELEASKDFNSDLKKLIVRTIKEHKRIIFNGNNYSNEWVEEAKSRGLLNLKDTVSALKHFVSPKNIDLFTKHKVFSKTEISSRYEILLENYAKTLNIEALTMIDMVRKEILPACFSYINQLLEIKTSKQAVGIDTADDAESSLAAHISSLTSSAYSKLNQLEKTVLNSKHSDAYEHAEYFRDKVIPLMNELRTVIDQLEQNVSKTLWPYPDYSDLLYSVD; via the coding sequence ATGAACAAACTGCCGGAAATTTTTGCAAGCAATGTATTTAGTGACAAAGTAATGAGAGAACGTCTGCCTAAAGATGTTTACCAAGCACTTAAAAAGACAATTGCCACAGGCAAACCGCTAGACATAAATGTTGCCAATATCGTTGCATCAGCTATGAAAGAATGGGCAATAGAAAAAGGCGCAACACACTTTACACATTGGTTTCAACCAATGACTGGTATCACTGCAGAAAAACACGACAGCTTCATTTCACCTACCGGTGAAGGCAATGTAATTATGGATTTTTCCGGTAGTGAGTTGGTAAGAGGTGAACCTGATGCATCCAGCTTCCCTTCTGGCGGACTTAGAGCTACATTCGAAGCTAGAGGCTATACCGCTTGGGACCCTACTTCTTACGCTTTTATTAAGAACAAAACTTTGTGCATACCTACCGCATTTTCTTCTTACAGCGGCGAAGCATTGGATAAAAAGACTCCACTCCTTAGATCCATGGAAGCAGTTGATAAGCAAGCATTAAGAATATTGAAATTATTTGGCGATACTCAATCTTCTAGAGTAGTTTCTAATGTGGGCCCTGAACAAGAATATTTCTTGATAGACAAAAAATTATATTCACGCCGTCCTGACTTAAAATACTGCGGCAGAACTTTGTTTGGTGCACGCCCGTCAAAAGGACAGGAACTAGAAGATCATTATTTTGGAACAGTAAAAGAACGTGTCGCTTCTTTTATGGCTGAACTTAATACTGAACTTTGGAAATTGGGTATAACAGCAAAAACAGAGCATAACGAAGTTGCTCCTGCTCAACACGAACTTGCGCCTATATATTCAAGCGCAAATACGGCAACTGACCATAACCAACTAACAATGGAAATGATGAAAACTGTTGCTAACCGTCATGGTATGGCTTGTCTTCTTCATGAAAAGCCTTTTGCTGGCGTTAACGGAAGCGGTAAGCATGTTAACTGGTCGCTTACTACTGATACTGGAATCAATCTTCTTTCACCTGGCGATACCCCGTCGGAAAATGCTCAATTCTTGCTGTTTTTGGTAGCTGTACTAAAGGCAGTTGATGAATATCAGGACCTTCTCAGAATTTCTGTTGCAAGCGCAGGCAATGACCATCGCTTAGGCGCAAATGAAGCTCCTCCTGCGATTATTTCTATATTCTTGGGAGATGAATTAACCAATGTGCTTGAGGCTTTGGAATCAGGTACAATTTATCAAGGCAAAAAGCGTATAGAACATGAAATAGGCGTTTCTGTTCTACCTCGTTTCCCTAAAGACTTAACAGACCGCAACCGTACTTCACCGTTTGCGTTTACAGGAAACAAATTTGAGTTCCGTATGGTAGGCTCCACATTCTCTATTTCTGGACCGATTATTGTTCTTAATACTATAATGGCAGAAAGTTTGTCCCAATTCGCTGATGAATTAGAAGCTAGCAAAGATTTTAATTCTGATTTAAAAAAATTGATTGTTCGCACCATAAAAGAACACAAGAGAATAATCTTTAATGGCAACAACTATTCTAACGAATGGGTTGAAGAAGCAAAATCGAGAGGACTGCTTAACCTAAAAGATACCGTATCAGCACTCAAACATTTTGTAAGCCCTAAGAATATTGATCTATTTACAAAACACAAAGTATTCAGCAAGACTGAAATTTCTTCCCGCTATGAAATTTTACTTGAAAACTATGCTAAGACACTTAATATCGAAGCACTTACAATGATTGATATGGTTAGAAAAGAAATATTACCTGCATGCTTCAGTTATATAAATCAATTGCTTGAAATTAAGACTTCAAAACAAGCGGTAGGCATAGATACAGCTGACGACGCAGAATCTTCTCTTGCTGCGCATATAAGTTCGCTCACATCATCAGCATATAGCAAGCTTAATCAATTAGAAAAAACAGTTCTTAACTCAAAACATTCTGATGCTTATGAACATGCAGAGTATTTCAGAGATAAAGTAATACCTTTGATGAATGAATTGAGAACAGTTATAGACCAATTAGAACAAAATGTATCTAAAACCTTATGGCCTTATCCTGATTATTCAGATTTGCTATATAGTGTAGATTAA